The nucleotide window GGAAAAGAGCGTGACAACATATTCTCATATGGAATAAGATTTTTGATAAACTCTAAAATGATCGACGCACCGATCGGACTATCCGATCAACCTAGATGCATGTCTGATCAGATCTGTGTTTCAAAAAATCATTACATCAAATATTCAATCAAGGACACTACAAGCCAGGATGTCACAAACCTAACCCATACGTTTGGCACGCCGGGAAACACAATTGCGATCAGCTCTACTGAAATAACAAAAAAGGACAAAAGACAAGACAACTTTCACATTGATTCGGATGGGCTCATAGACCACACCAAGCAATACTATTCGTTTGTGCACAAAACTTCAATCAAAATAGGCACTACAATCGACTCGAAATATCCGATTACGACCACAGGTGAGGTGATATTCCCATTCAAGAACCAGCAGCGAGATGCTATGATTGCCTGGGACAAGACCAAACAATACCAAGAAGTAATTGACAAAAACACTGGAATTGTATTGTTTGCCAAATATAACGACCGAATTAAAAAGACGGAATGGAGCGCTGAGCTTACCGATACCAATGCATTTTCTGAGGAAATCCAAATTCAATATAACGGAATGAGAATTCCTTCATGGTTCAAAAACCCAGTAAAATGGTGGACTGAAGGAAGGATTTCGGATTCAGAGTACATTAGTAGCATCAATTATCTGCTAAAAAACAACATAATGCAGATCTAGGTTTTTAATATTAAATACAAAATCAGACTATCAAATTTGTGGTCATATCACATTCTGAGAAGATCAATTGTTCCGAACAAAAACTGTGGGCCTTGCTACTAGACAAAGCAAAGCACCCAGAAAAAACCATAAAGCAAGTCACAGAATCCACAATCATACAAAAATACACTGATGGCTATCTAAGGGAAATGACCGCGGTTGGAATGAACATCAAGGAAAGAATCACTATTAATGAAAAATCTCGCGAGATCAAATTTACATTAGTAGATAATACGGAATTTGATGGTTATTTCCTAAACAAAATAGAAGGAAAGGACTGTGAGCTAGTCCTGACATATTTGCAGGACTGGACACCAAAAGACAAAAACGCAAAAAAAGATTTTGATTTACAGTTTTTATCAGTGATAAAAAATGCTGTTCTTGCAATGAAAAAACTGGCGGAGGCACAATGATCAAAATCGTTTCGAATGATCAAAATTTTAAAACAGAAATTGATTGGCTGATTAGCTATCACCATTTTTCATTTGGTGAGCACTATCACCCAGACAAAACAAACTTTGGGCCACTGCGGGTCTTCAATGATGATATCATACATCCAGGTATGGGATTTGGATTTCATCAACACAAAGACATGGAGATCATCACCTATGTCACACAGGGAACACTTGAGCACAAGGACAGCCTTGGGAACACTGGAACAATTGAGGCTGGTAACATCCAAAGAATGTCTGCGGGAATAGGTGTGTTTCACTCTGAATACAACCACTCAAAAGACAAACCTCTGAAACTTTTGCAAATCTGGATCACACCTGATACAAAAAATCTCAAGCCGTCATGGGAACAAAAGACTTTTCTGGAAAAAGACAGACTGGATAATTTTTTTCAAGTAATTGGGCCTGCTAATCATGCACTAAAGATTCATCAAGATGCAGAATTTTATATCTCAAAGCTGACAAAGAAAACAAAATACCAAATCAAGCAAGGCAGGCAATACTATCTCTTTGTTATTACTGGTAACATTACACTAAACAACATCCTAATGAAGGAAAAAGACTCGGCAGAAATAACCAATGAGACAGAACTAGATGTACAATCTGATAGTGCGGAAATAATTCTAATTGATCTGCCGCAAAGCTAATTCATTTAGAATCAGGTTTTTTCTGATTTGTCCAGTTCCTTGTCTAGCTCGTAGAGCTTTGCAATTCTTTTGTATGTAAGTGGATGTGTTCTGAACAGCTCGCCAAACTTGGAGAACGAGTTTCTTCGCTCCCAGTCCATCGCATCTTGGACCTCTTTTTCTGAAATGTGCAAGTCCAAATAATATGATGCAAATCTGGATACCTCAAGGCTAGATGCAACAGGATCCACTGCGTAAAATGCTCGCAGCGAAGAATTTTGCATGTTTTGTTTTTGTATGCTCAATCCGTACGTTATTTTTGCCAAAGCACTTGCTAAATGTGTGGGCTTGATTTGCTGTCCTGCGAATCTGTCTGCATAAAATTCCCTGAGTCTTGAGAAATGCAACACCATGAGATTTGTAATAAAGTACACCACAAATGCGCCAATTCCTATCATTGCTGCACCACCTACCTGATTCCTGTGTGATCTGCCAGAAAACATCGTCGACATGGCAATGTAATATGCAATTGTTGGCACAACAGAGACTATTGTCATTACAAGCATGTCATGGTGCTTGATGTGACCTATCTCGTGCGCAATTACTCCCTTTACCTCGTCCTGTGTTAGGTTGTTTAGCAGCCCCTGTGTTAGTGCAAGCGTTGCAGAATTGCTTGTTCTGCCAAAGACAAATGCATTTGGCATGCCATTGTTTGCAATTGTTATCTGTGGAACCTTTACGTTGTTTTTGGCGCAGATCTCCCTGACTGTTTGCTCAACCCATGGGAGCTCACCCGGGCTCAGCGTCCTCAGGTTTGTACTCCATCGGATTATTTTTGGACCGATTAACCATTGGATCAATCCCATAAAAATTCCCATTCCAGCCATTCCAAAAACTCCCACATTCAGATAAGCCCCAATTGCTGCCATGAACGCAAAGAGTAATCCAAACACCAACATCATGGTGAGGCTCATTGATGCAACTAGTTTTGCCGACATTTTTTGAATATAATATCTAGAACAGCCTGATTGCTTCCTGCACCTGTGGATAGTGGGCCGGAACTCGGAATTGTCTGCGAATATTCATTGCAAGGCTTTCACACTTTCTTCGCTCACCGTGATTCACCAAGACTCGTCGAAGCTTTGGTCTTAGCTTGTGCACAAATGACATTAACTGATTGAAATCGCTGTGGCCGGAAAATCCATCAAGCTTTATCATGGAGCAGTTTACGTTTACCACCTCTACTTTGCCGTCTTTTCCTAGCAAGGAGACCTGCTTTGAGCCATCAAGGACCCGTCTTCCTAGAGTGCCATTGACCTGATATGAGACAAAGATTATCTTGTTTTTGTTTCCTGGAGCAATGTTTCTGAAATACTCCAAGACTGGGCCGCCCTCTAGCATACCAGAGGTTGCCAAAATTATACATGGTGTGTTGTCTCGCAGAGGTTCTTCTCTTGCATCAGAGTGCTCGATGTTTGTGAAATATTCAGAGTCAAATGGATTATCATCAGTTTCCAGGATTTTCTGGCGTAATTCGCGCGCCAAATATTCAGGATAGGCTTCATGTATTGCAGTAGCCTCGGAAATCATTCCCTCTGTAAATACTGGTGCTTCGACCATCTGGCCTGCCTTCATGTAGTGATCAATTACCATCAGTATTTCCTGGGCACGACCCACTGCCGGAATTGGAATCAAGACCTTTCCGCCATCAACTAGTGTGTTGTTTACTGCATTGATGAATGCAGACTCTACTTCTTGTCTTGTTGGCTGGATGTCCTCTCTTGCGCCATATGTGCTCTCTATGAGTAAGGTTTCAACTCGAGGATAGTTCCATGATGCACTATCAAATAGAATGCTCTTGCCAAATTTGATATCGCCAGTGTATACAAAATTATGATCACCATTACCAATGTGAAAGTGACATGTCGCAGAACCAAGAATGTGGCCTGCATTTGAAAATACCAACTTGATGTCTGGTGCAATGTCAGTTACTGTTCCATATGGAATGGTTATGGTTTGTCGCATGATCTGTTTTACATCGCGCTCTGCGTACAGTGGCGCTCGTCCTTGCGCAGCTGCTACTCGTATTGCATCTAGTTGAATTAGATTCATCATTGGTAGGGTTGGCTCTGTGCAATAGATTGGGCCCTTGTAGCCATACTTGCATAATACCGGCAAGAATCCGGTATGATCCAAGTGTGCATGGCCTATTACAATTGCATCCAGCTCATCTAGTGTTATGTTTGCCCAATCCAATCTTGGAAATGCCTCAGATGGAGATCGTGCGCCTGGGTTTACACCACAATCAATTAGGATCTTGCTTTCTGGTGTGGTAAGTATCATGCTGGACCTGCCTACTTGGCCAAATCCGCCAAGTGTCATCAAAGAAACCTCAGATCTTTGGGCTAGTCTTGGCCTGAAAATGCTCTCGCCTATTTGCTTGAGCTGCTTTGAGCGCTCTGATGATGATAATTTGAGATTATAGTTGATTTGCTGAATGGTGCTGGATTGGATGATAGTTGCCTTTCTAATTCGAATTCTCCAACCCATCTGCTCAGTTAGTTTTGCTGAATTAAACTCGGGATTGTTCTGGAGTAGCCAAGGTCGCTTTACCTCTACAGAGACCTCACCTGTTGCCGTATCAAAATATGTGCCTCCCAGTTCTGCTTCCTTTGGTAGTGCCTCTGCAATTATTTTTCTGGCGTCATCTTCGTTTTTGCGAATCGACTCTTCTGTTCTGACTACGATTCTTTTTTTGATCACATTTACCAGATCTGAGACTATCTGGTTGTTTTCCATCAGAAATGATGGTGATCTCGTGTATAGTGCAATTCGTGGGCCCTCATAGTCGATTTTGCTTACTTGGGCCTCTTTTGGAATACTTTGCAGTATTGTTGCCATTACACTTTGGGCTGTAGATGAATCCTTTTCCTGTTGTCTTTTTTGCATTAAATCACTACAAAGCAATGATGGCTTTCTTCTGCTCTTTGCTCAAGAGTCGAAAACCCTCTTTATCTATAATTGCAACATTGATTCCGTCGCCGGTTCCAATGTTTCTAACTATTGCTGCCTTTACAGCACGCAATGCGATTACCTTGGCCTCTTCTACTTTGAGGTTGTCTCGGTATTCGTCTTCTAGGGTACCATATGCTACTGGTGAGCCGCTTCCCGTCGTGACATATTTTTTCTCTTCGACTGAGCCAAACACATCTACGTTTACTAGTTGTGGACCTTGTTTGTCGTATCCGCCAAGCAAAATGTCTGCAATGAATGGATAGCCTCTGTTTTGATGAAACATCAATGAACATAGTCTTGCTAGAGATTTGATTGGAATGTCTTCATTTTTTTGCACTCGGTGAATGCTTGCGTGATATCTTAGAACGTCTGTGATGTTTTGTGCATCTGCTACTCCGCCTGCCAGAGTAAGGCCTGCATGTCGAGCCAGCTGTTGAATCTTCATTGTGTTGTTGTTTGCAATGAAATAGCCTGCGCTTGCACGCATGTCTGCGCACAATACGACACCGTCGCTTGCCTTAATCCCTACTGTGGTTGTTCCATGTAGAATTTTGTCTTCTACGCTATTAGCTGACACAGAAAATACTCCTAGATGATCAGAAATGATCCTGACCCTTTTAAATAACTTTGGGGGGCCAAATTGATATTTGGTAGGCTCAAGCAAAGACGTAATGCGTAATTCTCCATCTCATACAATGGAGCTTCCGCGCCTGATAGTAGTAGGAGAAAAAAATATTGGGGGCTTTGGCAAGTTTTTGCAAAATCTGGGCCCGACAAAAAAGGTCTCTATCATTGCGGGCAATCACGTTCAAAAAATCATCAGGGTAAAAATCTCAAAGTCTTTGTCTGATTCCAAAATCAAGGCAGTCTGGCACAGCCCAAAGACAAACGACGAAAAATCAATTGGTATGGTAGAATCCCAAGTAAGAAAGGACAGATCAGACCTCATAGTTGGGATTGGTGGGGGCAGATCAGTTGATGTCGCAAAAATGATCTCGTATAATTTAGACAAACCCTTTGTCAGTGTTCCAACAGCTGCATCGCATGATGGAATTGCAAGCCCCTTTGTGTCTGTAAAAGGGGAAAAGCCACACTCGCTGGTTGCAACTGCACCGCTTGGTGTGTTTGTAGACATTGATGTGATAAAAAGAGCACCAAAGAAGCTTTTGGCTTCTGGGTGTGGTGATCTGGTTGCCAAAATAACTGCAGTAAAGGACTGGCAGCTTGGACGAGATAATACCGGCGAATATTACGGACGCTACTCATCAAACTTGGCATCAATGAGTGCCAAGATCTTACTAGAAGCAACTGAGAAGAAAAAAAGACCAGACATTCGTGAAATCGTAGAGGCACTGATCAGTGCAGGTGTTGCATCATGCATTGCAGGAAGTAGCAGACCATGCTCTGGCTCTGAGCACTTGTTTTCTCATGCGTTGGACAAGCTAGCGCCAGGAATAGGATTGCATGGGGAGAAATGTGGAATTGGTGCAATCCTGATGGCAAAGCTTCAGGGACAGGACTGGAAAAAGATAGCAAATACGCTCAAAAATGCAGGTGCACCAACCACTGCAAAGCAGATCGGCCTCAAAAAACAAGTTGTTGTAGAAGCACTAGTAATAGCGCAATCATTGCGACCTGAGCGATATACCATTCTAAAGCAGATCAAGATGACCCACAAAAAAGCATTAGAGCTTGCAAAAAGTACGAATGTAATTTAGCAAAAACCTAACTTTTGGATTCGTAGAATTTATCCATACAAATTCTACGTTCGCATTAAATACAAAATTGTCACCATATTCATCATGACAACAACTGCATGGAAGTGTTTCCGGTGCGATCTAACATTCAAAGAGGAGTCATTAGCAGATCTACACCAAAACATTTGCAACCATCAATCACGTGAGATTCGCGTGGCAGTAGCTTAATACCGCAAAGCGAATTAGTGAGGAAATCTCCAAGCCAGATACATGAGTTGCAAAAATATCCCCGCAGGTTGTTTTCATGATTCTAAGCTCCACGACAATTCCGGCAAGTGTCTTGTCAAGGGCTGTCATTGTGTTTCCTTTACAAAATCCTAGAATGGTGATGTGCTGTTTGTGATTAGTGTGGCTGCCTGTGCTAGTACATTTAGGAATGCCTCGCCAAACAAAAGATTCACAATTCTGTCTGAGAATTTGTCCAAAACATGTGCAGTAGCATCAGTTAACACAACGCTTTCCACAATGTCAAATGTTTTGTTTAGTGCCTGATCGGCAACTATTGTGGAATCTACTCCTTGGTCTAGCTGTGATACCAAATCCGGAATAAAGCCGTGAATCTCCTGAGGTACACTACCTTGCAGTATCGCAGTAGCGCCAGACTCTGTTTGTCCCCTTATTGCATCCCTTACAACATCCTCAAACATTACGAGCAAACACGACCTACTTAGTCTTTAACCTGTGCGTACTTGGTTTATTAACCAATAAGGACCGCTCTGGCACAACACAAAATCACATCATTCCAATGTGGAAAATTTGGACAATGTGCCTAGTAAGCTCAAACTGAGCTGATTGTTGACAAACACGCTAGTACAAATTATTAGTAAGGGTTTAAGACTAAAATTGTAAAAGGAGTTCGGTGAAAAAATGAGTCAAACATTAACAAATCTGTACAGCTCGATGCTAAAGACGTTAATCGACAGACGAGCGGAGCTTGTGGCTGAAATTGAGGATCTCAATAACCAAATAGTAGATCTAAAACAAGAAGCCAAAGAAAGCGGAATCAATCTAGCAAACTAAAGTCCATCACAATGGATCTAGTATTTTCTGATATTCATGCAGACATTGAGGGACTGGAAACAATTCTGGAAGTAGCACTTTCCTCAGACTTTGCAGACAAGTATGGCAAGGTTTCCAGAATAATCAATCTTGGAGATCTGATGGAGCGCGGCACAAGCCCAAGACAGGTCCTGCAAAAAATGAGTGAACTATCAAAATCCTACCCAATGATATCTGTGATGGGAAACCACGATGAAAGTGTCATGTACAAAAAATTCTTCTCTGGCAGCTCTTTTTCCAGCATTAAAGAGCATGACATGCTAACAAGCCAGGACACGGAAT belongs to Candidatus Nitrosotenuis cloacae and includes:
- a CDS encoding AtaL-like protein, encoding MVISHSEKINCSEQKLWALLLDKAKHPEKTIKQVTESTIIQKYTDGYLREMTAVGMNIKERITINEKSREIKFTLVDNTEFDGYFLNKIEGKDCELVLTYLQDWTPKDKNAKKDFDLQFLSVIKNAVLAMKKLAEAQ
- a CDS encoding pirin family protein is translated as MIKIVSNDQNFKTEIDWLISYHHFSFGEHYHPDKTNFGPLRVFNDDIIHPGMGFGFHQHKDMEIITYVTQGTLEHKDSLGNTGTIEAGNIQRMSAGIGVFHSEYNHSKDKPLKLLQIWITPDTKNLKPSWEQKTFLEKDRLDNFFQVIGPANHALKIHQDAEFYISKLTKKTKYQIKQGRQYYLFVITGNITLNNILMKEKDSAEITNETELDVQSDSAEIILIDLPQS
- a CDS encoding zinc metalloprotease HtpX, producing the protein MSAKLVASMSLTMMLVFGLLFAFMAAIGAYLNVGVFGMAGMGIFMGLIQWLIGPKIIRWSTNLRTLSPGELPWVEQTVREICAKNNVKVPQITIANNGMPNAFVFGRTSNSATLALTQGLLNNLTQDEVKGVIAHEIGHIKHHDMLVMTIVSVVPTIAYYIAMSTMFSGRSHRNQVGGAAMIGIGAFVVYFITNLMVLHFSRLREFYADRFAGQQIKPTHLASALAKITYGLSIQKQNMQNSSLRAFYAVDPVASSLEVSRFASYYLDLHISEKEVQDAMDWERRNSFSKFGELFRTHPLTYKRIAKLYELDKELDKSEKT
- a CDS encoding beta-CASP ribonuclease aCPSF1; this encodes MQKRQQEKDSSTAQSVMATILQSIPKEAQVSKIDYEGPRIALYTRSPSFLMENNQIVSDLVNVIKKRIVVRTEESIRKNEDDARKIIAEALPKEAELGGTYFDTATGEVSVEVKRPWLLQNNPEFNSAKLTEQMGWRIRIRKATIIQSSTIQQINYNLKLSSSERSKQLKQIGESIFRPRLAQRSEVSLMTLGGFGQVGRSSMILTTPESKILIDCGVNPGARSPSEAFPRLDWANITLDELDAIVIGHAHLDHTGFLPVLCKYGYKGPIYCTEPTLPMMNLIQLDAIRVAAAQGRAPLYAERDVKQIMRQTITIPYGTVTDIAPDIKLVFSNAGHILGSATCHFHIGNGDHNFVYTGDIKFGKSILFDSASWNYPRVETLLIESTYGAREDIQPTRQEVESAFINAVNNTLVDGGKVLIPIPAVGRAQEILMVIDHYMKAGQMVEAPVFTEGMISEATAIHEAYPEYLARELRQKILETDDNPFDSEYFTNIEHSDAREEPLRDNTPCIILATSGMLEGGPVLEYFRNIAPGNKNKIIFVSYQVNGTLGRRVLDGSKQVSLLGKDGKVEVVNVNCSMIKLDGFSGHSDFNQLMSFVHKLRPKLRRVLVNHGERRKCESLAMNIRRQFRVPAHYPQVQEAIRLF
- a CDS encoding proteasome subunit beta, whose amino-acid sequence is MSANSVEDKILHGTTTVGIKASDGVVLCADMRASAGYFIANNNTMKIQQLARHAGLTLAGGVADAQNITDVLRYHASIHRVQKNEDIPIKSLARLCSLMFHQNRGYPFIADILLGGYDKQGPQLVNVDVFGSVEEKKYVTTGSGSPVAYGTLEDEYRDNLKVEEAKVIALRAVKAAIVRNIGTGDGINVAIIDKEGFRLLSKEQKKAIIAL
- a CDS encoding sn-glycerol-1-phosphate dehydrogenase, producing MRNSPSHTMELPRLIVVGEKNIGGFGKFLQNLGPTKKVSIIAGNHVQKIIRVKISKSLSDSKIKAVWHSPKTNDEKSIGMVESQVRKDRSDLIVGIGGGRSVDVAKMISYNLDKPFVSVPTAASHDGIASPFVSVKGEKPHSLVATAPLGVFVDIDVIKRAPKKLLASGCGDLVAKITAVKDWQLGRDNTGEYYGRYSSNLASMSAKILLEATEKKKRPDIREIVEALISAGVASCIAGSSRPCSGSEHLFSHALDKLAPGIGLHGEKCGIGAILMAKLQGQDWKKIANTLKNAGAPTTAKQIGLKKQVVVEALVIAQSLRPERYTILKQIKMTHKKALELAKSTNVI